A genomic region of Zea mays cultivar B73 chromosome 6, Zm-B73-REFERENCE-NAM-5.0, whole genome shotgun sequence contains the following coding sequences:
- the LOC103631222 gene encoding uncharacterized protein encodes MSTWVGVIAVATSTSHMQIVVGRQSTLAVTLLHNHDSYITYQNTKSSISNLLNKLTLKCFSLIHLLSTDIQSCSTDTIGAMPPLASIVSTSSRMINLNRFSSARSHLL; translated from the exons ATGAGCACATGGGTGGGCGTCATTGCGGTGGCGACGAGCACAAGCCACATGCAAATCGTGGTCGGACGCCAATCGACCCTCGCCGTCACGCTCCTCCACAATCATGATT CATACATCACCTACCAAAATACAAAATCCAGCATCTCCAATTTGCTCAACAAATTAACCTTGAAGTGCTTCTCTCTGATAC ACCTCTTGTCTACTGACATCCAGAGCTGCAGCACAGACACAATTGGTGCTATGCCTCCACTTGCTTCAATTGTTAGTACAAGTTCCAGAATGATTAATCTGAACAGATTTTCATCAGCACGTAGTCATTTACTCTAG
- the LOC100285013 gene encoding OB-fold nucleic acid binding domain containing protein, which produces MASYFAGPAIVPSQHATAAPDNSAVATPSPAKSRDPRFSGSASTTVRHIARSFAAADATGDGDLVIPIDGVDATNVWILGRVVSVVNMEASVSFTLDDGTGKIALTRWIAEDIDAKEVAFVQNGIYLKVQVTLVGFQTKQYGFARAIRPVTNFNEVALHFIECIYLHLENVRQKMQGQFPRSIQANVSTYEMQAQVAHSIQTKSPAYMPFSGGAREHQVDFAPEVNHGRFLSSVQTNTPTHVPFSGGAREQQVHFTPQPNQFSAYPGTGGHQHDLQSMVLEVMQRPDILALENGVHVDEVARRLGMPSAQILATAQRLVNLACLCSTIDDYHFKSIK; this is translated from the exons ATGGCCTCCTACTTCGCCGGTCCGGCCATCGTGCCGTCGCAGCACGCCACCGCGGCGCCCGACAATTCCGCGGTCGCCACCCCTTCTCCGGCTAAG TCGCGTGACCCCCGCTTCTCCggatccgcctccaccaccgttcGTCACATCGCCCGCTCCTTCGCCGCCGCCGACGCCACCGGTGATGGCGACCTTGTCATCCCTATCGACGGCGTCGACGCCACCAAC GTTTGGATTCTGGGGAGGGTGGTGAGCGTGGTGAACATGGAGGCCAGCGTGTCGTTCACGCTCGACGACGGCACCGGGAAGATCGCGCTCACGCGGTG GATCGCTGAAGATATTGATGCTAAGGAAGTGGCTTTCGTTCA GAATGGTATATACCTCAAGGTTCAAGTTACTCTCGTAGGGTTTCAAACTAAGCAGTATGGTTTTGCTCGCGCTATTCG GCCTGTTACCAATTTCAATGAAGTGGCGCTGCACTTCATTGAGtgtatttatttgcatttggaaaATGTACGGCAAAAG ATGCAAGGTCAATTCCCTCGCTCCATTCAAGCAAATGTGTCTACTTATGAGATGCAAGCTCAAGTTGCTCACAGTATTCAAACAAAATCACCTGCTTATATGCCCTTTTCTGGTGGAGCTAGAGAGCATCAAGTTGATTTTGCTCCTGAAGTAAACCATGGGCGATTCCTTTCATCAGTTCAAACAAACACACCTACTCATGTACCCTTTTCTGGTGGAGCTAGAGAACAGCAAGTTCACtttactcctcaaccaaatcaa TTTTCAGCTTACCCAGGTACAGGTGGTCATCAGCACGATCTGCAGAGTATGGTTTTGGAGGTTATGCAACGACCAGATATACT TGCACTTGAAAATGGAGTACATGTTGATGAAGTGGCAAGGAGACTTGGAATGCCAAGCGCACAAATTCT GGCCACCGCCCAGCGTCTTGTCAATTTGGCATGCCTCTGTTCCACTATTGATGATTATCATTTCAAGTCTATTAAATGA